One Magnolia sinica isolate HGM2019 chromosome 2, MsV1, whole genome shotgun sequence genomic window, tctgtctgttgatattatcgagtcaccatcgatggacttgagattcaaatatcgatgatatcgataggtatatcgatacatcgataaatccgtccagagatatatgtgattGTTGGACGCATttagtcctcatttcgatgatatcgtttaagtattgaggacatcgatagcacAGGTCGATCAATCGAGATGtgtatcaataaaatcgacaaagcaagaaaacttagggAATTTTCTgagttttaaaaaagttttctcaacttgAAAACCCtgtgatgttctagtttgttttaagggtttatatacctggtgttttgggacatgagatgtgaggcttagatttacctgaggcgagcttgcacacatcccgaTTGAgacagacgcttgaattgatcttcctatgaggctctgcagtctgtccgactcaacacttacgttaattgacaaaccagggcacttttaatatTAACTATAAATTTGAGCCCATACCCTCAATATCAGTGCTAACTACTGAGTGTTAAGTAAATAAAATTCAGTTATTTTGACTTTATTGGACAATTAATGGCAATTCAGTTTATGTGCATCCAAACAGACGCTAACACTATTCAAGGGTTTCATATTTTACCTAATGGAGTTTGCAGTAAGAGCAACAAATGTTTAAAAACTTGATTGGGTAAACATACAAAACTagttgttaaaaaaataaaataaaattctaaccTTGACCATGGTCATTTCCTATGCATAACCTTTCTTATATAGTTGATTCacagaaaaggggaaaaaaaaaaagagtctgaGAGATACCTCGAGGCCAGCCAATGATCTAATTTTCCTCCCTTGAATTCCAAGTGGATCTTGATTAACTTCAATCACCTCCAAATTTTTGAAGATTGCAAGAGTCAGTTTGCTTGCAAATCAGATGTCACAGCCGATGAGTAAAGGAGACTATCACAATAAGCTTTTCCTTTTATTATCACAACTAGAGAAGGGTGGACAAGTCTAGACATGGCATGGATATTCAAAATTCACCTTCATAAGTGCCCATATACTAAAGTGAGAGCAATACTCCTCTAAACTCATTCCTCCATTGCCCACTTCCAACATGTCAGCATCTATCAATACTAGAAAGAAAATTACAATGTGCATATTCCTTTAAGCAGAAAGTGAAGTATTTTAACATGAAGATAGTGTCATGCATATGGAAATGTTAAGATGGTAATTGTATTTACaggttaaaaaacaaaaaaacaaaaaaaaacctatttGCACAGTAGCATAACTCTACCCAGATGTAAGCTTTTTCAAGTGTATTGAATTTGAATTATAAACTTTTGCTACATATCAAACCCAAAGAACCACAAGGTAACCAATATCTGGAAACTCAAGAGAAATAAGTTTTTGCTATTTTGTTTACATTATAGGTGGACTGTTAATGGCAACAAAAAGCTAGAGAATCAGGGGATCTTGAAGAAAAATGGGCCACAAGGTGAAAATAGAGAGCAAAGTAGAATGATTTTAGTTCTCTTGTAACAAGGGCATTCCCCTTTCGAAGAAAATTGTCATATTTGATATACACTTTGGACAGAATCATCAACGTGGAAATTTGAAGAGGACCTTAATGTATCATTCTCTTGGTCTCAGATGTGGGTTATATTTCTAAATTTTACACTTGTATACACTAGTACTTAACATATCTTTGAACAATAGCAAAAACTCAAATGAATGTTTTGGCATGTCATGCTTTATTGTATATGTCAATGTTGTGTAGTTTAAAACAGATCAGATAAGGGATTTAATTAAAAGTACCTACATCATTCCATCTTCCTGGACCTGCAAATCTTCCACATTTGTTGTTTTCATCAGCAATTGTTGTGATACTTTTCAAGTAATCTACCAAAGCACTCAACCAAAGCAACTGAACTGGTAAGTTTTTTTTGTGGCACTGTTTCCTTACATTCAAGGATCAATCCAAAAGACCAGATGGAAACCTCTCCCACTTGTCTTGAATGTTGCCTGTTGTTCTCCATGCATTTCCAAAACTACTAGCCCATGTTGCTGGATTCTGTTCACCCCTACACACCCCTTAGAGACTATGAAAAATAACTGAAATAAGAAGCTTGAAAGAGTACTGCCAATCAACAAGCTATTAGTGCTGAAGGGTGTAACTTTTAGTACGACATGACTTACCATTCACATATAGAATACAAAATGGGTCGGCCAACCTTCCATAATGCGTAAGCCATCCTTGCATACCTGTAAGACATGATGGATATGCGTGGCAATCTGACATTTGCTGATTGAAATTGAACAATTTAGTCAAACCCATTTCTTTAAAAGTGGATAAAAAAATTTTAGATATCACAATGGACTTCACTTGGTTGACTTCTTGTTTCGGGTCATACTTCAAACATATGCAGCAAGAACTCATTTTCTGAGAAAAGGTACCTGTATTGAGGCCTTGATCCATCATGGTAACAATTATCATACTTCAAATAATCGACACCCTGCCACGAGAAGTACTAAAATAGTTAAATTAAATTAAACAAACCTTGTCATGGGGAAGCAAGCACTGTAGAAAAGAAATGAGACCGAACATGGACAAGTTGGAAATGAAATTATATAATAGAATCATATAAACtatgaaaagggaaaaaaaaacaaaaaagaagttgCCCATGATTGCTATAGGAAAATTGCTATAGGAAAATTAACTAAATTAGATAAAACTAACCCATGAGGCGAATGTTCTCGCATCTTGCACTTCATGCCCAAGGGAGCCTGGCATGGTTTTGTTGCAAGTTGTGTAACTGACAAAGAAGAGATCACTTAATGCAAGGGTTTAAGTTGAGAGAGAGATGCAGAAAacacttgcattaataagaaacAAGAAATTCTCAACAATGTCTGTATGTGATATACGAAGAAATTATGCTTGACCCTTATTGTAAGGTTTTAAAGTTAAGAGAGCAAGGTGAAAAACCATGCTTGCATTTGTCAGACACAAGATCTTCACCAGTGTCGATATTAATAGAAAGAAAATATCATAATCTCCTCCAGATTAGGATCTCATCTCTCTATAAGATACGTGCTAAAATGCAAAGAAAATCATCCGATTTTTACAAGGTGGCAATCATTTAATAATTTGAAAAGTGAATACAATTTTATTTGAATTATCTATACCAATACCATATCATGTGCCATAAATGCTGCTAGATGTGCAATGCAGTACCCTTGTTTTCCTGTCCATAAATAGCTAGCCCATGCTGTACCTTTTTTCACACCCTAATGTTAAAACCATCCAGATAGTCAAATAAATTGAACCTAAATCTATGAAGTCTGCAATATACGGAGAGCTTAGTATGTTTAAACTCAAAACTCATTCACAGATTTGCAACCCCATTAAGCAACAATACACTCCCCTCTTTCAGTTTGATACCATTTGTAGCAGAAATTCTTTAAATGAAAGACTTGTAACCAGCTTCAAAACATtaacttttagagatcattagtTATCAAGTTACAATGATGACCTTCAGAACTAAAACCAGTAAGAgctgggtccttgctcttgcttcagtggtagactcttaggagtttcaacacccggtcaagggttcgagcacccataggtggtgaattcccactaaggcatgagtgtgtggtggtgtgtgtgcgtgtgttaaaaataaaaataaataaataaataaaccaataAGAGCAACTGATATGCTTACTTTGCTCAAGGTATTTTTTTGTAGTTGGGGGAAAAGCAAGCCATAAGGAGAATATCAAGAAAAATCCTAAAGAAATGCCTTTTGTCCTGGACATTAACTGGAGGTGATTGGCACTAGTAGCCTAGACAGGCACTTTGGAGTTTGGACAATTAACCTAGTTGTTG contains:
- the LOC131237199 gene encoding alpha-galactosidase 2-like isoform X1, with the translated sequence MPGSLGHEVQDARTFASWGVDYLKYDNCYHDGSRPQYRYARMAYALWKVGRPILYSICEWGEQNPATWASSFGNAWRTTGNIQDKWESITTIADENNKCGRFAGPGRWNDVGTFN
- the LOC131237199 gene encoding alpha-galactosidase 2-like isoform X2, with the translated sequence MPGSLGHEVQDARTFASWGVDYLKYDNCYHDGSRPQYRYARMAYALWKVGRPILYSICEWGEQNPATWASSFGNAWRTTGNIQDKWERFPSGLLD